One window of Oscillibacter hominis genomic DNA carries:
- a CDS encoding ribonuclease Z, with the protein MILIVCVDDNNGMLFHGRRQSRDRLLAERILRHCAGRRLWMNAYSRSQFPLKAEISVHEACLSLAEKGEFCFVENQDVRPAADRVEQVILYRWNRVYPADVYFSLSLDGWSLSHREEFKGSSHQHITEEVYVR; encoded by the coding sequence ATGATTTTGATTGTCTGCGTGGACGATAACAACGGCATGCTGTTCCACGGCCGGCGGCAGAGCCGGGACCGCTTGCTGGCGGAGCGGATTCTCCGGCACTGCGCCGGAAGACGGCTTTGGATGAACGCGTATTCCCGCAGCCAGTTCCCGCTTAAAGCGGAGATTTCGGTCCATGAGGCCTGTTTGTCCCTTGCAGAGAAAGGGGAGTTCTGCTTTGTGGAGAATCAGGATGTTCGGCCCGCTGCGGACCGGGTGGAGCAGGTGATCCTCTACCGGTGGAACCGGGTCTATCCCGCGGATGTATATTTCAGCCTTTCCCTGGACGGCTGGAGCCTTTCCCACAGGGAGGAATTTAAAGGCTCTTCCCACCAGCATATCACAGAGGAGGTATACGTGCGATGA
- a CDS encoding sortase — protein MKLKHTALSLGAALCLSLSMTVGASALEYNIDAVEETEYYRSTNYESAYRSEYNYGGPNAIDYDIPELPYGISSNASIGPMEKVPLPGLNVSPNGGAESVGAIGNSDSGLYVPVIPENPSLPVYQQPAYTSTADMVRKDGSIGTLKIPTLDINMKVWEGETNASMAKGLGHYSSTSGWDGNIGVCGHNRGAKYTIGDIKDLEIGDTITYTTVYGTRTYKVVFVGTISSTDWSCRQPPTTESH, from the coding sequence ATGAAGCTTAAACATACGGCCTTGAGTCTGGGGGCGGCGCTTTGCCTGTCGCTTTCCATGACCGTCGGTGCCAGTGCGCTGGAGTACAATATCGACGCTGTGGAAGAAACGGAATATTATCGTTCCACCAATTATGAATCTGCTTATCGGTCGGAATACAATTACGGCGGTCCGAATGCGATCGACTATGACATTCCGGAGCTGCCATATGGTATCTCCAGCAATGCCTCTATTGGCCCGATGGAGAAGGTTCCCCTTCCTGGCTTAAATGTGTCTCCCAACGGAGGTGCAGAATCAGTAGGAGCTATCGGAAACAGCGACAGCGGACTCTATGTTCCGGTGATTCCGGAAAATCCGTCCTTGCCCGTTTATCAGCAGCCTGCCTACACCAGCACCGCAGACATGGTGCGTAAAGACGGGAGCATAGGTACTCTCAAAATTCCCACGCTGGACATCAATATGAAAGTCTGGGAGGGCGAAACCAATGCCAGCATGGCCAAGGGGCTGGGGCATTACAGCAGCACCTCCGGCTGGGATGGAAATATAGGCGTCTGTGGACACAACCGCGGGGCGAAGTACACCATTGGCGATATCAAAGATTTGGAGATCGGCGACACCATCACCTACACCACCGTTTACGGCACTAGGACATATAAAGTGGTATTCGTCGGTACCATCTCCAGTACCGATTGGTCTTGCAGGCAACCGCCGACAACCGAATCACACTGA
- a CDS encoding ParA family protein has product MGKILSITNSKGGVGKTTTTLNLGAALADEGQRVLLIDNDPQGNLTAALGYTPTEQKQTLSKLLLAVVDAPEDLELHIPRSILHTGIGVDLIAANRRLADAAARLQVMQLSQYNSVGDADRTCEKMTDSITALLRDSYDFIIIDCGLKYELLTVNALAASDYCIIPVQSHFLASEGIPDVLDMVRSVKSKFNPRLEIAGILLTMYQSRPQLCHSVRSSVGEVYGDNCHVFERPIEYSIKVAECPAAGQSILSYEPKNPAAASYRSLAEEVRRLG; this is encoded by the coding sequence ATGGGAAAAATATTATCAATAACGAACTCTAAAGGCGGTGTGGGCAAGACCACCACCACCTTAAATCTCGGCGCTGCATTGGCCGATGAAGGCCAACGCGTTCTGTTGATTGACAATGATCCTCAAGGAAATTTAACCGCGGCCCTGGGCTATACCCCTACCGAGCAGAAGCAGACACTCTCGAAGCTTTTGCTGGCAGTCGTAGATGCCCCAGAGGATCTGGAATTGCATATCCCCCGTTCGATTCTCCATACCGGCATCGGCGTTGACCTGATTGCGGCAAACCGCCGCCTTGCCGACGCCGCCGCGCGCCTGCAGGTCATGCAGCTTTCCCAATACAATTCAGTTGGTGATGCTGATCGCACCTGCGAAAAGATGACAGACAGCATCACCGCCCTGCTGCGCGACAGCTACGACTTCATCATTATCGACTGCGGCCTGAAATATGAACTGCTGACGGTCAATGCACTGGCCGCCTCTGACTACTGTATAATTCCCGTGCAATCACACTTCCTCGCCAGCGAGGGAATTCCTGATGTACTGGACATGGTACGCTCTGTGAAAAGCAAATTCAATCCCCGACTTGAAATCGCGGGAATTTTGCTGACCATGTATCAATCACGTCCTCAGCTCTGCCACAGTGTCCGATCCAGCGTCGGCGAGGTCTACGGCGACAACTGCCATGTCTTTGAACGGCCTATTGAGTATTCCATCAAAGTGGCGGAGTGTCCGGCTGCAGGTCAAAGCATTCTCTCCTATGAGCCGAAAAATCCGGCAGCCGCGTCCTATCGCAGTTTGGCGGAGGAGGTGCGGCGGCTTGGCTAA
- a CDS encoding DNA/RNA non-specific endonuclease, whose amino-acid sequence MKKSMLTLFLALLVLTGCAAGPREPSFSLKDIPEFSGEPYVILNDNEPDFTEEEITSDSFETYSDLDALGRCGAAFACVGTDLMPTEERGSIGSVKPSGWQTVKYDCVDGKYLYNRCHLIGYQLSGENANEQNLITGTRYMNVDGMLPFENLVADYVKETEHHVLYRVTPVFEGEDLVAEGVQMEGWSVEDSGDGVCFNVYVYNCQPGVRIDYATGESCLEDQAGADAAGASYILNTSSHKFHNPGCSGVSSMSESNKQAYTGSREDLIAQGYTPCGQCNP is encoded by the coding sequence ATGAAGAAAAGCATGCTGACCCTTTTCCTGGCGCTGCTTGTGCTGACCGGCTGCGCCGCCGGGCCCCGAGAGCCGTCGTTTTCCCTGAAGGACATCCCGGAGTTCTCCGGCGAGCCCTATGTGATCCTCAACGACAATGAGCCGGACTTTACGGAGGAGGAGATCACCTCCGACTCCTTTGAAACCTACAGCGATCTGGACGCGCTGGGCCGGTGCGGCGCGGCGTTTGCCTGTGTCGGGACGGACCTGATGCCCACAGAGGAGCGGGGCAGCATCGGCTCCGTGAAGCCCAGCGGCTGGCAGACGGTGAAGTACGACTGCGTGGACGGAAAGTACCTCTATAACCGCTGCCACCTGATCGGCTATCAGCTGTCAGGGGAAAATGCCAATGAGCAAAACCTCATCACCGGCACCCGCTATATGAATGTGGACGGGATGCTGCCCTTTGAAAACCTGGTGGCCGACTACGTAAAGGAGACGGAGCACCACGTCCTCTACCGGGTCACCCCGGTTTTTGAGGGGGAGGACCTGGTGGCCGAAGGCGTTCAGATGGAGGGCTGGTCTGTGGAGGACTCTGGCGATGGGGTCTGCTTCAACGTCTATGTCTACAACTGCCAGCCGGGGGTGCGCATTGACTATGCCACCGGAGAAAGCTGCCTGGAAGATCAGGCGGGGGCGGATGCAGCCGGCGCCTCCTACATTCTGAACACCAGTTCCCACAAGTTCCACAACCCCGGCTGCTCCGGAGTGTCTTCCATGAGCGAGAGCAACAAGCAGGCTTACACAGGAAGCCGGGAAGACCTCATTGCCCAGGGGTACACGCCCTGCGGCCAGTGCAATCCATAA
- a CDS encoding ParB/RepB/Spo0J family partition protein — protein sequence MAKTNVSDMLKRRMSATQQASELEIGNDAYEKIFQPSASAKQPVIRDLPMDKLVSFFTADIGFKPYPPARLKAFAAQLAEEGLFERIIVRPISGSDRYEIIAGENRTRAGRLNGWPAMPAEIIEADDARATSIAIATNLLRRPKLTIIERGKAYKALLDIERKQGFRSDLSTSGDSRQRFLAREVVAEFFGVTEYEIRKAVKLTQLIPALAEILENTPKQLNLACAELIADYDSGTQEAFTEMCNIDGYALNKSAVKHIISKCPPPCAEKQQIFAAWRESRAAAEKRAMAPPKKISFDRKKFAPYLKELSNDKELERLFLEFLKERLS from the coding sequence TTGGCTAAAACCAATGTATCCGATATGCTCAAGCGCCGCATGAGCGCAACGCAGCAGGCATCAGAACTTGAAATTGGCAATGACGCATACGAGAAAATCTTTCAACCCAGCGCATCAGCAAAGCAGCCGGTCATCCGAGATCTTCCAATGGACAAGCTGGTATCCTTTTTCACGGCCGACATTGGTTTTAAGCCCTACCCACCTGCGCGCTTGAAAGCCTTCGCCGCACAGCTTGCCGAGGAAGGACTGTTTGAGCGCATTATCGTGCGGCCAATCTCCGGGAGTGACCGCTATGAAATCATCGCTGGAGAAAACCGCACAAGGGCAGGCCGCTTAAACGGATGGCCGGCAATGCCGGCAGAGATCATCGAGGCCGACGACGCCCGCGCGACCTCTATCGCCATTGCCACCAATCTGCTTCGCCGGCCAAAACTGACAATCATTGAGCGTGGCAAGGCATATAAGGCGTTACTGGACATTGAGCGAAAACAGGGGTTCCGAAGTGACCTATCAACTTCTGGTGATTCTCGCCAGAGGTTCCTCGCCCGTGAAGTTGTCGCAGAATTTTTCGGCGTCACCGAATACGAAATCCGCAAGGCTGTCAAGCTGACGCAGTTGATTCCCGCGCTGGCGGAGATTCTCGAAAACACACCGAAGCAATTGAATCTGGCCTGCGCTGAGCTGATTGCCGACTATGACAGCGGTACGCAGGAGGCATTTACAGAGATGTGCAACATAGATGGGTACGCTTTGAACAAGTCAGCCGTCAAACACATCATCAGCAAATGCCCGCCGCCCTGTGCCGAGAAGCAGCAGATTTTCGCCGCCTGGCGGGAAAGCCGGGCGGCAGCGGAAAAACGCGCAATGGCACCGCCAAAAAAAATCAGCTTTGATCGCAAGAAATTCGCCCCCTATCTCAAAGAGCTGTCCAACGATAAGGAACTTGAGCGACTTTTTTTAGAATTTCTAAAAGAAAGGCTTTCATGA
- a CDS encoding type II toxin-antitoxin system RelE/ParE family toxin, with translation MREIKIYCPPGTRGPLMDFLAGLKEKLRDKLLWQIFRLSQIPLCDLKEPHFKHFVLEKYNQLYELREKNKILVRIIFTIQDGNIILLVPFVKRQPRDAMRALDLSLKMLADIREHPEYAVEFNFQEEDST, from the coding sequence ATGCGTGAAATTAAAATCTACTGCCCTCCGGGAACACGCGGGCCGCTGATGGATTTTTTAGCGGGGCTGAAAGAAAAACTGAGGGATAAGCTGCTCTGGCAGATTTTTCGACTATCTCAGATCCCCCTGTGCGATTTGAAAGAACCGCATTTCAAACACTTCGTCTTGGAGAAATACAACCAGCTTTATGAGCTGCGGGAGAAAAATAAGATTCTGGTCCGAATCATTTTCACAATTCAGGATGGCAATATCATTTTGTTGGTACCCTTTGTCAAACGCCAGCCTCGAGATGCCATGCGGGCGCTCGACTTATCCCTTAAAATGCTCGCGGACATCCGGGAGCACCCGGAGTACGCAGTAGAATTCAACTTTCAAGAGGAGGATAGTACATGA
- a CDS encoding S-layer homology domain-containing protein — protein sequence MKKMKRLLAFLLAAALLLSGTALAAEPESEVQTAAAHLKEQGILLGNERGDLMLDSGLTRAQLAALLTRLHGEGEVDPAMYEWACYFTDVPAWARPYVGYCVAMLLMNGYNSAQFGPSDMVSPEMACTVMLRTYGYANSEGSAWNYNTACAYAAAQGLLDEAAAQGSVITRGDMAVLICRALQKEAEQTPNPQGDAVLKNPDGSITITQESWSREDFSQQANPAIFTGAYTRKLYNTFRQTIVDFGTDKSAGDRCAYTMVSVEDYSIAVNLMGRMDGVLRYEHYVPANLRNYYEYLDYFAVSAAMPENYQDAYDFVQPVLEKVNQMDSDRDKVTYLNDYLCTLLTYEEGAAPGITQTFSDNGREIEAACGTYTRAFSFLCSAAKIPCIKIHSANHGWNLVYLDSQWLHVDVTNNDCSANTHNLLLSKTSLGYIDEAPEMTAFLKELIIPGSTSVN from the coding sequence ATGAAAAAGATGAAGCGTCTTCTGGCATTCCTGCTCGCGGCCGCTCTGCTGCTGAGTGGTACGGCGCTGGCCGCGGAGCCGGAAAGCGAGGTGCAGACGGCTGCCGCGCATCTTAAAGAACAAGGTATCCTTCTCGGTAATGAGAGGGGTGACTTGATGCTGGACAGCGGCCTGACCCGCGCGCAGCTTGCAGCTCTGCTCACCCGCCTGCATGGCGAAGGCGAAGTGGACCCAGCCATGTATGAATGGGCCTGCTATTTCACCGATGTTCCGGCGTGGGCCAGGCCCTATGTGGGTTACTGCGTTGCCATGCTGCTGATGAACGGCTACAACAGCGCCCAATTCGGTCCAAGCGACATGGTCAGCCCGGAAATGGCCTGTACGGTAATGCTTCGCACTTACGGATATGCAAACAGCGAAGGCAGCGCATGGAATTACAATACCGCCTGCGCCTATGCCGCAGCGCAAGGGCTTCTGGACGAGGCCGCGGCGCAAGGAAGTGTAATCACCCGCGGCGACATGGCAGTCTTGATCTGCCGCGCGCTGCAAAAGGAGGCTGAGCAGACACCGAATCCGCAGGGCGATGCCGTTTTGAAAAATCCGGATGGCTCTATCACCATCACGCAGGAATCCTGGAGCCGCGAGGATTTTTCCCAGCAGGCCAACCCCGCCATCTTCACCGGAGCCTATACCCGGAAGCTCTACAACACCTTCCGTCAGACGATCGTGGATTTCGGTACGGATAAGAGTGCGGGTGATCGGTGCGCCTATACCATGGTCAGCGTCGAAGACTACAGCATTGCCGTGAACCTAATGGGGCGAATGGACGGCGTCCTTCGGTATGAACACTATGTACCCGCAAACTTACGCAATTACTATGAATATCTGGACTACTTTGCCGTGTCGGCAGCCATGCCGGAAAACTATCAGGATGCTTACGATTTCGTTCAGCCTGTTCTCGAAAAAGTGAACCAGATGGATTCTGACAGGGATAAGGTCACATATCTCAATGACTATCTCTGTACGCTGCTGACCTATGAGGAAGGGGCGGCACCAGGTATTACGCAGACTTTTTCAGATAACGGCCGTGAGATTGAAGCGGCCTGCGGTACTTACACCCGTGCATTCAGTTTTTTATGTTCTGCGGCTAAAATACCGTGTATAAAGATTCATTCCGCTAATCACGGCTGGAATCTGGTGTATTTAGATTCTCAATGGCTCCATGTGGATGTAACCAACAATGACTGTTCTGCAAATACACACAACCTGCTTCTCAGCAAGACCTCGCTTGGCTACATTGATGAAGCACCTGAGATGACCGCGTTCCTCAAAGAATTAATTATTCCTGGTTCAACTTCAGTAAATTAG
- a CDS encoding helix-turn-helix domain-containing protein, giving the protein MRENTCKNADSTVTEKKRHRRAAVVWVLDETGYHAIPEEEYEARQMAEIGPEQLEAQQEIKGAPSDTSSDSAMQAPKKGALEKVVPPSRLSDNVSESNSQESVEVMEPLPETYTVEDIMTILRLGRNAAYNLVHSKAFPVIRIGNLLRIPKSSFHEWLNSSPVVFM; this is encoded by the coding sequence ATGCGAGAAAACACATGTAAAAATGCAGATAGCACCGTCACCGAGAAAAAGCGCCATCGTCGAGCAGCAGTCGTATGGGTTTTAGATGAAACCGGGTACCATGCCATTCCGGAGGAGGAATATGAAGCAAGACAAATGGCCGAAATCGGTCCAGAGCAGTTAGAAGCACAACAAGAAATTAAAGGTGCTCCCTCTGATACCTCATCAGACTCCGCCATGCAGGCTCCGAAAAAAGGAGCTCTGGAGAAAGTCGTTCCACCGTCAAGGCTTTCCGATAATGTTTCGGAAAGCAATTCGCAGGAGTCTGTAGAAGTAATGGAACCGCTTCCCGAAACTTATACCGTTGAGGATATTATGACAATCCTTCGGCTCGGCCGAAATGCAGCATATAACCTTGTGCATAGCAAGGCATTTCCAGTGATTAGAATTGGAAACCTATTGAGGATTCCGAAGTCTTCGTTTCATGAATGGCTAAACAGCTCTCCTGTGGTTTTCATGTGA